A single genomic interval of Bacteroidota bacterium harbors:
- a CDS encoding DoxX family protein: MEIKIIKIFLRLSLSASFLYASIDRFNDILGILNPNTVLWGNWSNFMAYSAKLMPWFPYWIVLTLAIIATIGEIVFGICLLIGWKTSQVARLSGLLLLLFAIFMSLTVGIPTVLSYSVYSASAAAFALSTFKVKFLEFK; the protein is encoded by the coding sequence ATGGAAATCAAAATCATCAAAATATTTTTACGCTTATCATTATCAGCAAGTTTTTTGTACGCATCCATTGACAGGTTTAATGACATATTGGGGATTTTGAATCCCAACACAGTCTTGTGGGGTAATTGGAGCAACTTTATGGCATACTCCGCCAAACTAATGCCTTGGTTTCCATATTGGATAGTGCTCACTTTAGCCATTATTGCCACCATCGGTGAAATAGTTTTTGGAATTTGTTTACTCATCGGCTGGAAAACAAGTCAGGTCGCAAGATTAAGCGGATTGCTGCTATTGTTATTTGCTATTTTCATGAGTCTTACCGTGGGAATACCCACAGTGTTAAGTTATTCAGTTTATAGTGCATCCGCGGCAGCTTTTGCGCTGAGCACTTTTAAAGTTAAATTTTTAGAATTCAAATAA
- a CDS encoding carboxymuconolactone decarboxylase family protein: MNENNELYPPSTAEDKRKKADLAPKQIEAWRNFSRTVFKEGVLDEKTKQLIAVAVAHVTQCPYCIKAHVPIAMRKGASKQEIMEAIWVASEMRAGAAYAHATIAMDAMEKAENKEQT; this comes from the coding sequence ATGAACGAAAACAACGAATTATATCCGCCTTCCACAGCGGAAGATAAAAGAAAGAAAGCAGATTTAGCACCCAAACAAATAGAAGCATGGAGAAATTTCAGCAGAACAGTTTTCAAAGAAGGAGTTCTGGATGAAAAGACCAAACAACTGATTGCCGTTGCGGTTGCACATGTAACACAATGTCCTTATTGTATAAAAGCACATGTGCCTATAGCCATGCGCAAAGGCGCAAGCAAACAAGAAATCATGGAAGCAATATGGGTTGCATCCGAGATGCGAGCAGGTGCGGCTTATGCGCACGCTACTATTGCGATGGATGCAATGGAAAAAGCTGAAAACAAAGAACAGACCTAA
- a CDS encoding OsmC family protein has product MKHVAHAVWNGSVKEGNGKITTRSKVLDNAQYSYKSRFENGSGTNPDELLAASHAGCFAMATSLLLGKEGFKPESLEAKCELSMNHEKLEITSSHLTLHAKVPGISQAKFLEIANHAKQACPISKVLKCEITLDATLASAQ; this is encoded by the coding sequence ATCAAACACGTAGCACATGCCGTATGGAACGGCTCAGTAAAAGAAGGGAACGGTAAAATCACCACCCGCAGTAAAGTTTTGGACAATGCCCAATACTCCTACAAATCACGTTTTGAAAACGGTTCAGGTACTAATCCTGATGAACTATTAGCAGCTTCACATGCCGGATGTTTCGCAATGGCAACCAGCTTACTTTTAGGAAAAGAAGGTTTTAAACCTGAATCCCTTGAAGCAAAGTGCGAATTGTCAATGAACCACGAAAAGCTTGAAATCACAAGTTCACATTTAACATTGCACGCAAAAGTTCCCGGAATATCACAAGCTAAATTTTTGGAAATTGCGAATCATGCAAAACAAGCCTGCCCTATCAGCAAGGTTTTGAAATGCGAAATTACATTAGACGCAACATTAGCAAGCGCACAGTAA
- a CDS encoding HAD hydrolase family protein, translated as MLILEKLTQVKAFIFDVDGVLSDGRVLITEEGAQLRNMSIKDGYALKKAMESGYLIAIISGGNSQGVKERLLYLGIKEVYLGVRNKIEIFDKLIEEYELKPTEVLYMGDDIPDIEILRKCGVPCCPANAVVEVKEICSYISPNIGGHECVRDVIEKTLKVKGQWM; from the coding sequence ATGCTGATACTCGAAAAACTCACACAAGTAAAAGCCTTTATCTTTGACGTAGATGGGGTTTTGTCTGACGGCAGGGTGTTGATTACCGAAGAAGGAGCACAACTGAGGAATATGTCCATTAAAGACGGTTATGCACTCAAAAAAGCAATGGAATCCGGCTATTTGATTGCTATTATAAGTGGAGGAAACTCCCAAGGGGTTAAAGAGCGACTATTGTACCTTGGCATCAAAGAAGTTTATCTGGGCGTTAGAAATAAGATTGAAATATTTGACAAACTCATAGAGGAATATGAACTTAAACCCACAGAAGTGCTCTATATGGGGGATGACATTCCTGATATAGAAATATTGAGAAAGTGTGGTGTACCTTGTTGTCCGGCTAATGCAGTTGTTGAAGTAAAAGAAATTTGCAGTTATATCTCGCCCAATATTGGAGGGCACGAATGTGTGCGAGACGTAATCGAAAAAACACTCAAGGTCAAAGGACAATGGATGTAA
- a CDS encoding DUF488 domain-containing protein — translation MSKIIIKRVYESATKDDGYRILVDRLWPRGISKDHAQIKEWLKELGPSTELRKWFNHDPALYPEFKKKYIAELHNQKTELKRIADLTNKHQVCLVYGAKDEKHNQAVVLKEAIEHI, via the coding sequence ATGAGCAAAATTATCATCAAAAGAGTCTATGAATCTGCCACCAAAGATGACGGATACAGGATTCTTGTGGACCGTCTGTGGCCCAGAGGAATCAGTAAAGACCACGCACAAATCAAAGAATGGTTAAAAGAACTGGGACCCAGTACCGAACTACGAAAATGGTTCAATCATGACCCTGCACTTTATCCAGAATTCAAAAAGAAATACATTGCTGAATTACATAATCAGAAAACTGAACTGAAACGCATTGCCGACCTTACAAACAAACATCAAGTGTGTTTAGTGTATGGGGCTAAAGACGAGAAACACAATCAGGCAGTCGTACTCAAAGAAGCGATTGAACATATATGA
- a CDS encoding (2Fe-2S)-binding protein: MGKVTYKFEDGTPEVTHDIDEGESVLEVALDNDIHLNHNCGGVCACSTCHIYFEEGEENVQEMSDDEEDFVDRARNPRINSRLACQCVLENADAHLTVTIPDQSDIIGS; this comes from the coding sequence ATGGGAAAAGTAACATATAAATTTGAAGACGGCACACCTGAAGTAACACATGATATAGACGAAGGAGAAAGTGTGCTGGAAGTAGCACTCGACAACGATATTCATTTAAATCATAACTGCGGAGGCGTTTGTGCTTGTTCAACCTGTCATATCTATTTTGAAGAAGGTGAGGAAAATGTGCAAGAAATGAGCGATGACGAAGAAGATTTTGTGGACAGAGCAAGAAACCCTCGAATTAATTCCCGCCTTGCATGTCAGTGTGTATTAGAAAACGCAGATGCACATCTGACAGTAACCATACCCGATCAATCGGACATTATAGGAAGTTAA
- a CDS encoding carboxymuconolactone decarboxylase family protein has protein sequence MTRLNYGAVDPKAMKAMLGLEEYAANSGIEKSLYELVKTRASQINGCAYCLDMHTKDARHYGETEQRLYCLPAWRETPFYSERERAALEWTEAVTLISQNHVPDSIYNAVKKHFTEQELVALTMAIIAINGWNRLAISFRTEAGTYQPGSHGSSSNK, from the coding sequence ATGACCAGATTAAATTACGGGGCAGTTGACCCCAAAGCAATGAAAGCCATGCTTGGCTTAGAAGAATATGCAGCTAATTCAGGTATTGAAAAAAGTTTATATGAATTAGTCAAAACAAGAGCATCACAAATCAATGGCTGCGCCTACTGCCTTGACATGCACACCAAAGATGCGAGACACTATGGCGAAACCGAACAACGACTGTACTGTCTGCCCGCTTGGCGCGAAACTCCTTTCTATTCCGAAAGAGAACGTGCTGCACTTGAATGGACAGAAGCAGTTACACTAATTTCACAAAATCATGTTCCGGACTCTATTTACAATGCTGTTAAAAAACATTTTACCGAGCAAGAATTGGTTGCTTTAACCATGGCAATTATTGCAATCAATGGATGGAATAGACTGGCAATCAGTTTTAGAACAGAAGCCGGCACCTATCAACCCGGAAGTCACGGTTCTTCAAGCAATAAGTAA
- a CDS encoding insulinase family protein, whose translation MNKIFRLITVVSLIMIPLSAVPQSLGPVKFIEKVEAKPGQYIIPYSKYELANGLTLIINQDNSSPVVHVEVTYKVGSDRELPGRSGFAHFFEHMMFQGSEHVADEEHFKIVQGAGGDMNGTTNRDRTNYFETLPSNMLETALWLEADRMGFLPNAFTVEKFEVQRKTVKNEKAQNYDVPYGFVSEVKDQLLYPAGHPYSWPTIGFTEDLDRATREDLNSFFLRYYGPNNAILVVAGDVQVDSVVKLVDKYFGSIPRGPEVKKLNPVPVRLPESDFKTYKDNIFLPLTLFVYPTVPNYHKDEAALDILAQLMSGGRNSVFYKNFIKAEKAVEINVYHPAFELSGEFTIQAVAYPGISPLETRDLILKTIEDFEKEGFTESDLERVKESFISGMYGSLETNAGKASLLTGYEMLLPGKGFNLDQDIERYKKVNKGDVMRVFLRYIKNKNYACITVERDPIFDQPGTKKAPFVSVNPYVDAKPDYSEFEGLVYKRPVDNFDRSKKPVPPAPKVVEAPQFFKFTTQNGVDVIGTESKKTPRVMFMINFDGGQLFEDGKKIPYGTAFFTAQMMNESTKKYPAADLEAKMETLGSSISFSGGGSGIVAYVSCYKDKLDETMELLEEMMFSPNFERADFDLLRKRLSESVANQRLSSSTVASKAFSRLIYSDKNPLGKFATGNYNEFVKIKLEDIVRYYQSFITPQYTKVIMVGDLTQDEVKNALSFMNKWEKKDISIPTFDKFPEYQTTQVFLINKDFASQSYLSIGNRALPYDTYGDFFKANVMNYVLGGSFNSRLNLSIREDHGWTYGIRSGFTSGVKQYPGYYIIGASVKAEATDSSIIEIFKIIKKYRDEGITDEELSFTKNSLVASDALNYESSFDKASFLRGIVLRNLDADYKKKQADIINSLTKEDINKFAKQYLDPDNMIIVVVGTQSLLKPKLEELGFGKVQILNNNAEGSVKIYKKKK comes from the coding sequence ATGAATAAAATTTTTAGATTAATTACAGTAGTAAGTCTGATAATGATACCATTATCAGCAGTACCACAGAGTTTAGGTCCCGTTAAATTCATTGAGAAAGTGGAAGCAAAACCAGGGCAGTATATCATACCATACAGCAAATATGAACTTGCAAATGGCTTGACTTTGATAATAAATCAAGATAATTCCTCTCCTGTGGTGCATGTCGAAGTTACCTACAAAGTAGGTTCAGACAGAGAATTGCCGGGACGCTCAGGGTTTGCACACTTCTTTGAACACATGATGTTTCAAGGTTCTGAGCACGTTGCAGATGAAGAACATTTTAAAATTGTACAAGGTGCCGGTGGTGATATGAACGGAACCACAAATAGAGACAGGACGAACTATTTTGAAACCTTGCCCAGCAATATGCTTGAAACTGCACTTTGGCTTGAAGCAGACAGAATGGGATTTTTACCCAATGCATTTACTGTAGAGAAGTTTGAAGTTCAACGCAAAACTGTTAAAAATGAAAAAGCTCAGAATTATGATGTGCCTTATGGGTTTGTTTCTGAAGTAAAAGATCAGTTGCTCTATCCGGCAGGTCATCCTTACTCATGGCCAACCATCGGGTTTACAGAAGACCTTGACCGTGCAACCAGAGAAGATTTGAATTCTTTTTTCTTGCGTTATTATGGACCTAACAATGCTATCCTTGTAGTTGCAGGCGATGTGCAAGTGGATAGTGTTGTCAAATTAGTGGACAAATATTTTGGTTCAATTCCAAGAGGACCGGAGGTGAAAAAACTCAATCCTGTCCCCGTAAGACTGCCGGAAAGTGACTTTAAGACTTATAAAGACAATATATTCCTGCCGCTCACGCTCTTTGTATATCCTACGGTCCCCAACTATCACAAAGACGAAGCTGCTTTGGATATCCTCGCACAATTAATGTCAGGAGGCAGAAACTCAGTGTTCTATAAGAATTTTATTAAAGCCGAAAAAGCAGTTGAAATTAATGTGTATCATCCGGCTTTTGAATTGTCAGGTGAATTTACCATACAAGCGGTTGCTTATCCGGGAATATCACCGCTGGAAACTCGCGACCTTATCTTAAAGACAATTGAAGATTTTGAGAAAGAAGGTTTTACCGAATCTGATTTAGAAAGAGTAAAGGAAAGTTTTATTTCCGGTATGTATGGTTCACTTGAAACCAATGCTGGCAAAGCGTCATTGCTTACCGGATATGAGATGCTATTGCCGGGCAAAGGGTTTAACCTCGACCAAGACATTGAACGGTATAAAAAAGTAAACAAAGGCGATGTGATGAGGGTGTTTTTGAGATATATCAAAAACAAAAATTATGCATGCATTACAGTTGAAAGAGACCCTATTTTTGACCAACCGGGCACAAAGAAAGCCCCTTTTGTGAGTGTTAATCCTTATGTGGACGCTAAACCTGATTATTCAGAATTTGAAGGTTTGGTTTACAAAAGACCCGTTGATAATTTTGACAGAAGTAAAAAACCTGTACCTCCTGCTCCAAAAGTGGTTGAAGCTCCTCAATTCTTTAAGTTTACTACTCAAAATGGTGTGGACGTGATTGGAACCGAAAGCAAAAAAACTCCAAGGGTAATGTTTATGATTAATTTTGATGGAGGACAATTATTTGAAGACGGAAAGAAAATCCCTTATGGAACAGCCTTCTTTACCGCTCAAATGATGAATGAAAGTACTAAAAAATACCCTGCTGCTGACTTAGAAGCCAAAATGGAAACGCTGGGAAGCAGTATCAGTTTCTCGGGTGGAGGTTCAGGTATTGTTGCTTATGTGAGTTGTTATAAAGACAAACTGGATGAAACGATGGAATTGCTTGAAGAGATGATGTTTAGCCCTAATTTTGAACGTGCTGACTTTGATTTGCTTCGCAAACGTCTTTCAGAGTCAGTTGCTAACCAAAGACTTAGTTCTTCTACTGTTGCTTCTAAAGCATTTAGCAGATTGATTTATAGTGATAAGAATCCTCTGGGTAAATTTGCTACCGGCAATTATAACGAGTTTGTTAAAATCAAACTTGAAGATATTGTAAGGTATTATCAAAGCTTTATTACACCTCAATACACCAAAGTAATTATGGTGGGAGATTTGACGCAAGATGAGGTTAAAAATGCTTTGAGTTTTATGAATAAATGGGAGAAAAAAGATATTTCAATCCCTACTTTTGATAAATTCCCTGAATATCAAACAACGCAAGTGTTTTTGATAAACAAAGACTTTGCTTCTCAGTCGTATTTGTCTATCGGAAACAGAGCGCTCCCTTATGACACGTATGGCGATTTCTTCAAAGCCAATGTGATGAATTATGTGTTGGGAGGAAGTTTTAACTCCAGATTAAACCTTTCTATCAGAGAAGACCACGGTTGGACCTATGGCATTCGCTCAGGATTTACTTCAGGTGTAAAACAATATCCCGGCTATTATATTATTGGCGCAAGTGTAAAAGCAGAGGCTACCGACAGTTCCATTATTGAGATTTTTAAGATTATTAAAAAATATAGAGACGAAGGGATTACGGATGAAGAGCTTAGCTTTACAAAAAATTCTTTGGTGGCAAGTGATGCACTTAACTATGAATCTTCCTTTGACAAAGCTTCATTCTTGAGAGGCATTGTGTTGAGAAATTTGGATGCTGACTATAAGAAAAAGCAAGCTGATATTATCAATTCTCTAACGAAAGAGGATATTAATAAGTTTGCAAAACAATACCTTGACCCCGACAATATGATTATTGTGGTTGTTGGAACACAATCTTTGTTGAAACCAAAATTAGAAGAACTTGGCTTTGGCAAAGTTCAGATTTTGAATAACAATGCAGAAGGAAGTGTGAAGATTTATAAAAAGAAGAAATAA
- a CDS encoding tetratricopeptide repeat protein: protein MKTITDYKSLFMPLLLVSAMFLHSGLNAQKKAGFFKRAYINTVSHYNYFFNANEKVKEALKNAEIAHRDNFTDIVTLFPFSEPTSLKANTPQMDEAIKKCNHIITRRQLGRWVDDSWLLIGKADFFKADFFAALEAFEYVANTYKNTPVAYEAEIWIIKSFIMLEKYDEAVAVSDLMLADKSFPKKLKKELFLVSAEGLIKQGKYVEAYDRLKKAMPLLSSRDYKYRRNFVAGQLAMRNNQPEVAIRYFNKVIKANSPYEFNFYARINMVRLYTQPPINDVKKGQSILTRMLKDDKNLDLLDQIYYELGMIELQQGNKKSALDNFRKALSFSKNNKPLQSQIYLLVAELYFEQSNFQFAQKYYDSAVQVLNPESPDYQTISTRHIVLTELITNLVNISYQDSMLRLARDANFRKETLKKIKDEEKKKKEEEENRKNDPFQNQNFNDPFAGVPGQNNVQNKGTDSRFPFYNPQLKSKGEGDFVQLWGNRQLGDFWRIQSIAQTDNNEVTKKNIPTDTSSHTATDSSEFVTKKIPDDVGKEDQKYFATVPFDVKSQEKAESSLGESYFKAGTIYRDKLSEPNKAKELFEQFLNKWKNNSYRENIIYLLIKLYESEGNTSKVASLKELLAKEFPESKFLQLLDNNGKVIGGRNTPEDIVNDLYEQYYQKYNEGDYSNAIAIYDSVKTKYPGNDLEGQFEYVYGLIMVKQKKMKEYYTIMGNLAANYSGTPLGDLADDRVRAYERLMGIDSVGSSQNNQQQNKAYKFKKGTESEEYYFIIKLAPGMDMNIVKISFSDFNRDFRSDMGLQITTSFVGTDTRALIVAGFTKQQEVKKYIEDILANEAFIKKIKSGNDKKNFLFISKENFAILLKEKIWDDYQQYFLKTYL from the coding sequence TTGAAAACAATCACCGATTACAAAAGTTTATTCATGCCCCTGCTGCTTGTGTCGGCAATGTTTTTACATTCCGGACTCAATGCTCAAAAAAAAGCGGGCTTTTTTAAACGGGCCTATATCAATACCGTATCACATTATAATTACTTCTTTAATGCCAATGAGAAAGTAAAAGAAGCACTCAAGAATGCAGAAATTGCCCATCGTGATAATTTTACCGACATTGTTACTTTATTTCCGTTTTCTGAACCAACTAGTCTCAAAGCCAATACGCCTCAAATGGACGAGGCTATCAAAAAGTGCAATCATATCATCACGCGCAGACAATTGGGAAGATGGGTGGATGACAGTTGGTTATTGATTGGAAAAGCTGATTTTTTTAAAGCTGATTTCTTTGCTGCTCTGGAAGCATTTGAATATGTTGCCAATACGTATAAAAACACTCCCGTTGCTTATGAAGCTGAAATCTGGATTATCAAATCCTTTATCATGCTTGAGAAATATGACGAAGCAGTTGCGGTTTCGGATTTGATGCTTGCCGACAAATCTTTCCCAAAAAAATTAAAAAAAGAGTTGTTCCTTGTGAGTGCAGAAGGATTGATTAAACAAGGTAAATATGTTGAAGCGTATGATCGACTCAAAAAAGCTATGCCCCTACTCAGTAGTAGAGACTACAAATACCGCAGGAATTTTGTTGCCGGTCAGCTCGCCATGCGCAACAATCAACCCGAAGTGGCTATTCGCTATTTTAATAAAGTAATCAAAGCTAATTCTCCTTATGAGTTTAACTTTTATGCGAGAATAAACATGGTGAGACTCTATACCCAGCCTCCCATCAATGACGTAAAGAAAGGGCAAAGCATATTGACGCGCATGTTGAAAGATGACAAAAACTTAGACTTGCTTGACCAAATTTATTACGAATTAGGGATGATAGAACTTCAACAAGGGAATAAAAAATCAGCTCTGGATAATTTTAGAAAAGCGCTGTCATTTTCAAAAAATAACAAACCATTGCAATCTCAAATATATTTGTTGGTTGCTGAACTCTATTTTGAACAAAGTAATTTTCAATTTGCTCAAAAATATTACGACAGTGCAGTGCAAGTTTTGAATCCGGAATCACCCGATTACCAAACTATCAGCACCCGTCATATAGTGTTAACAGAGTTGATTACCAATCTTGTCAATATTTCATATCAAGACAGTATGTTGCGATTGGCACGAGATGCAAATTTCCGTAAGGAAACTTTGAAGAAAATCAAAGACGAAGAAAAGAAAAAGAAAGAAGAGGAAGAGAATAGAAAGAATGACCCTTTCCAGAATCAAAACTTTAATGACCCATTTGCAGGTGTACCCGGTCAAAACAATGTGCAGAACAAAGGAACAGACTCGCGTTTTCCGTTTTACAATCCACAACTCAAATCCAAAGGGGAAGGCGATTTTGTTCAATTATGGGGCAATCGACAATTGGGAGATTTCTGGCGTATTCAGAGCATTGCACAAACAGACAACAACGAAGTTACAAAGAAGAATATTCCAACTGATACAAGTTCTCATACTGCAACTGACAGTTCTGAGTTTGTAACTAAAAAAATACCAGATGATGTTGGCAAAGAAGACCAAAAATACTTTGCAACTGTGCCCTTCGATGTCAAATCACAAGAAAAAGCTGAATCAAGTTTAGGTGAAAGTTATTTTAAAGCCGGAACCATATATAGAGACAAGCTCTCTGAGCCAAACAAAGCAAAAGAATTATTTGAACAATTTTTGAATAAATGGAAGAATAACTCCTATCGAGAAAATATCATTTATTTGTTGATTAAACTCTATGAGAGTGAGGGGAATACAAGCAAAGTTGCATCCTTAAAAGAGCTATTGGCAAAAGAGTTTCCCGAAAGCAAATTTCTTCAACTATTGGATAATAATGGGAAGGTTATTGGAGGTAGAAACACTCCGGAGGATATAGTGAACGACTTGTATGAGCAATATTATCAAAAATATAACGAAGGTGATTATTCTAATGCCATTGCTATATATGACAGTGTGAAAACAAAGTATCCAGGCAATGATTTGGAAGGTCAGTTTGAATATGTTTATGGTTTGATTATGGTGAAACAAAAAAAGATGAAAGAATATTATACCATCATGGGAAATCTCGCAGCAAACTACTCCGGCACCCCATTAGGAGATTTAGCTGATGATAGGGTAAGAGCTTATGAGCGATTGATGGGTATTGATTCTGTCGGTAGTTCGCAAAATAATCAACAACAAAATAAAGCGTATAAATTTAAAAAAGGGACAGAGTCAGAAGAATATTATTTTATCATCAAATTGGCACCCGGTATGGACATGAATATAGTAAAAATTTCATTCTCTGATTTTAATCGTGACTTCCGTTCAGATATGGGACTGCAAATTACTACATCCTTTGTGGGTACTGATACTCGTGCACTTATTGTAGCAGGTTTTACTAAACAACAGGAAGTTAAAAAATATATTGAAGACATTCTGGCAAATGAAGCGTTTATTAAGAAGATTAAGTCCGGCAATGACAAGAAGAATTTTCTATTTATTTCAAAAGAAAATTTTGCTATTCTGTTAAAAGAAAAAATATGGGACGACTACCAGCAGTACTTTCTTAAAACCTATCTTTGA
- a CDS encoding M23 family metallopeptidase: protein MKNPKKRPSWIRKLRNRYRLMLINESNFQEKATIRLTPLSVLMLFLGGFLLFFLISWLMIVAIPPLRVYMPGYEHDRDRKQKKELLATLNDIENSIHKLEEKKVLLDMLLRGDKLTKTDIAMLQDQIDVNTEYKEHEKIISNDSSNDDKAQASTLFMEPSENVFAYTAEQSGLSQMSGLFYPPITGKVTSVFEASQHPAIDIVPNKDETVKAALDGTVILTGWTPDFGNVVCIQHPDNWMTVYKHCAQVFSKRGARVNAGEVIGVVGNTGNLSSGPHLHFELWHNGITLNPLNFIRFN from the coding sequence ATGAAAAACCCGAAAAAGCGTCCGAGTTGGATTAGAAAGCTACGCAATCGCTATCGTTTGATGCTTATCAACGAGTCTAATTTTCAAGAAAAAGCTACTATCAGACTCACCCCTTTGAGTGTTTTAATGCTTTTTCTGGGTGGTTTTCTCTTGTTTTTTCTTATCAGCTGGCTAATGATTGTTGCCATTCCTCCACTTCGAGTTTATATGCCCGGTTATGAACATGATAGAGATAGGAAGCAAAAAAAAGAATTATTGGCGACACTCAATGATATTGAAAACTCTATTCATAAATTAGAAGAAAAGAAAGTGTTATTGGACATGCTTCTTCGTGGGGACAAACTCACTAAGACCGATATTGCAATGCTCCAAGACCAAATAGATGTGAACACTGAATATAAAGAACACGAGAAAATTATCAGTAATGACTCGTCCAATGACGACAAAGCACAAGCTTCGACTCTCTTTATGGAACCTTCTGAAAATGTTTTTGCCTATACAGCAGAACAAAGCGGTCTAAGTCAAATGTCAGGGCTATTTTACCCCCCTATAACGGGCAAGGTAACATCCGTATTTGAAGCAAGCCAACATCCGGCAATTGACATAGTTCCTAACAAAGACGAAACCGTAAAAGCCGCATTGGACGGAACAGTTATTTTGACAGGGTGGACGCCCGATTTTGGCAATGTAGTGTGTATTCAACATCCGGACAATTGGATGACCGTGTATAAGCACTGTGCACAAGTTTTCAGCAAAAGAGGCGCCAGAGTTAATGCAGGTGAAGTAATTGGGGTGGTTGGCAATACCGGTAATTTATCCAGCGGACCTCACCTCCATTTTGAATTATGGCATAACGGAATCACCCTCAATCCCCTCAACTTTATTAGATTTAATTAA
- a CDS encoding SDR family oxidoreductase, translated as MQLKGKIAVVTGASTGLGAALATALVQKGAHVFGLARNTQALTKLKDKLGENFIAIPMDITQQENIATWANSTFSKNKLPDILINNAGIGFFKKIDETSSADWLQMIDTNLNGMYFITSQLVPYLKKNKNVTHIINIGSILGTMGREEGSAYCATKYAINGFSDALYKELRAYKIKVTCVNPGSIETDFFKNSGIEAHDNMLHPNDLAATIIHILETPDNMLINELTIRPLNPKQAKKL; from the coding sequence ATGCAATTAAAAGGCAAGATTGCTGTGGTAACAGGTGCAAGCACCGGATTGGGTGCTGCACTTGCAACTGCATTGGTACAAAAAGGAGCACATGTATTCGGGCTTGCCAGAAACACCCAAGCACTCACAAAGCTTAAAGATAAATTGGGCGAAAATTTTATTGCAATACCAATGGATATCACCCAACAAGAAAACATAGCAACTTGGGCTAATAGCACATTTTCCAAAAATAAATTACCCGACATTTTGATTAACAATGCCGGAATTGGTTTTTTTAAGAAAATAGACGAAACATCTTCCGCAGACTGGTTGCAAATGATAGATACCAACCTAAACGGGATGTATTTTATCACATCACAACTTGTACCCTATCTCAAAAAAAACAAGAACGTAACACACATTATTAATATAGGCTCCATTCTGGGCACTATGGGACGCGAAGAAGGCAGCGCTTATTGCGCAACCAAATACGCAATCAATGGCTTTAGTGATGCACTATACAAAGAACTACGCGCGTACAAAATCAAGGTTACCTGTGTGAATCCCGGTTCCATAGAAACTGATTTTTTCAAAAACTCCGGAATCGAAGCACACGACAATATGCTCCACCCAAATGACCTTGCTGCAACCATCATACATATTTTAGAAACCCCCGACAATATGTTAATTAATGAATTAACAATCAGACCACTGAACCCCAAACAAGCTAAAAAACTTTAA
- the iscX gene encoding Fe-S cluster assembly protein IscX gives MEHKAFEPPIHWKDHEDIAMSLYEKFGDEFNESKIYRIRFTDLIEWVLELPNFAGKREECNEGHLEMIQSQWVYEWRDNQD, from the coding sequence ATGGAACATAAAGCATTTGAACCACCCATTCATTGGAAAGACCATGAAGACATAGCAATGTCTTTGTATGAAAAATTTGGAGATGAATTTAATGAAAGCAAAATCTACCGCATTCGTTTTACAGATTTAATTGAGTGGGTATTGGAACTTCCAAACTTTGCCGGCAAAAGAGAAGAATGTAACGAAGGGCATTTGGAGATGATCCAAAGCCAATGGGTCTATGAGTGGCGCGACAACCAAGATTAA